The Lycium barbarum isolate Lr01 chromosome 12, ASM1917538v2, whole genome shotgun sequence genome includes a region encoding these proteins:
- the LOC132624143 gene encoding uncharacterized protein LOC132624143 has product MKYVTPFYCDAKKKEFLDLEQKSISIIEYQHKFLRLCHYAGGNISDEKDKCRRFEYGLNYSIRKSVAVLQHENFDKLVSAALTWERIDKEEARRNENKSRKSNSDYRGPSEKGKFDHSRTSSVHKLAQHKLSRSNFSSASTSSHGQSKTHIPACAQCRKNHYGTCRKASCACFNCGSLDHKVKDCPNPNLMSSPYSEGSPETYYYSFSREQRGMTKMEWMWYLFVLCVVTLFDPGSTHSYVCSSLAFPENVKSVRLDNDVLVKSPLGHQFDCDVFVSMDWLHRHHSLVDCRLKRVTFKTYEYSDIVAQGEISLTSNIISAVLARKMIRQGCDAYLAHIVDTQLESPSLKDIPTVCDFPDLFPNNLPGLPPEREIEFPIDLVPGATLISITPYRMAPAELKDLKIQFQEILEKGFIRPSISPWGASVLFVKKKYGTLRFYDILIYSKSGEDHDKHLRIFLQTLKQRELYAKLSKCEFWLTEVAFLGQIVSAEGVKVDPCKIQAIVEWKLPKSPTEIRSFLSLVGYYRRFVKGFSIIASTLTKLLRREVKFAWDDKCQESFEKLKSLLTQALILTLPTEGKVHYLYGEKFHIFTDHQSLKYLGTQKELNLRQRRWFELIKDYDCTIDYHPGKTNVVADALSRKSFASLSLSPLSLFLELRAMNVFLAFNSDGSIVVSLQAKPVLLKQVKEAQKLDEHLVKLVKEVQDGKKLDFSLREDGVLFFQGRLCVPKDDNLRKEILNEAHTSPFAMHPGGTKMYRTIKEHYWWTGMKKDIAEFISKCLFCQQVKAEHQVPAGLLQPLSIPE; this is encoded by the exons ATGAAATATGTCACTCCTTTCTATTGTGATGCAAAGAAGAAAGAGTTTCTGGATCTAGAGCAAAAGAGTATTTCTATTATAGAGTATCAACATAAGTTTCTTAGGCTTTGTCATTATGCTGGAGGTAATATCTCTGATGAAAAAGATAAATGCAGGAGATTTGAATATGGGTTGAATTACTCCATCCGAAAATCTGTGGCGGTCCTACAACATGAGAATTTTGACAAACTAGTTTCAGCTGCTCTTACTTGGGAAAGAATCGACAAGGAAGAAGCTAGAAGAAATGAgaacaagtcaagaaaatctaATTCAGATTATCGAGGTCCATCCGAAAAGGGGAAGTTTGATCATTCTAGGACTAGTAGTGTTCACAAGTTAGCTCAACATAAGCTAAGTCGATCAAATTTTTCTTCTGCTAGCACTTCAAGTCATGGCCAAAGCAAGACTCATATCCCCGCTTGTGCTCAATGTAGGAAGAATCATTATGGTACTTGCAGGAAAGCTTCTTGTGCTTGTTTTAATTGTGGAAGCCTTGATCACAAAGTGAAGGATTGTCCTAATCCTAATCTTATGTCTTCTCCATATTCTGAGGGCAGTCCAGAAACATATTACTACTCCTTCTCAAGGGAACAGAG AGGGATGACCAAGATGGAGTGGATGTGGTACTTATTTGTCTTATGTGTTGTTACCTTgtttgatcctggttctactcaTTCCTATGTTTGCTCATCACTTGCTTTTCCTGAAAATGTGAAATCTGTGAGACTTGACAATGATGTGCTTGTCAAAAGTCCATTGGGTCATCAATTT GATTGTGATGTTTTTGTCAGTATGGACTGGCTGCATAGACATCATTCCCTAGTTGATTGTAGGTTGAAGCGTGTAACTTTTAAAACTTATGAATACTCTGACATAGTTGCTCAAGGAGAAATATCATTAACTTCTAATATTATTTCTGCGGTCTTGGCAAGGAAGATGATTCGTCAAGGTTGTGATGCCTATCTTGCTCACATAGTGGATACACAGTTGGAGAGTCCAAGTCTCAAGGACATACCTACTGTGTGTGATTTTCCTGATCTCTTCCCGAATAACCTCCCTGGGTTGCCTCCGGAAAGGGAGATTGAGTTTCCTATAGATCTTGTTCCTGGAGCTACTCTTATTTCTATCACTCCTTACaggatggctccagcagaattgaaggaCTTGAAGATTCAATTCCAGGAAATTCTTGAGAAAGGTTTCATTCGTCCCAGCATTTCTCCTTGGGGAGCTTCTgttttatttgtgaagaagaaatatGGCACTCTTAGGTTTT atgatattctgatttattcCAAGAGTGGGGAAGATCATGATAAACATCTCCGGATTTTCTTGCAAACATTGAAGCAGAGGGAACTCTATGCTAAGctttccaagtgtgaattttggcttactGAAGTGGCTTTTCTAGGACAAATTGTGTCAGCTGAAGGTGTAAAGGTGGATCCTTGTAAGATCCAAGCTATTGTTGAATGGAAACTGCCTAAAAGTCCAACTGAAATTAGAAGcttcttgagcttagtaggatactatagaaggtttgtcaaAGGCTTTTCCATTATAGCCTCTACCTTGACTAAACTTTTGAGGAGGGAAGTCAAGTTCGCGTGGGATGACAAATGCCAAGAGAGCTTTGAAAAGCTTAAATCCTTGTTGACACAAGCTCTTATACTTACTCTACCAACTGAAGGGAAAGT gcattacttgtatggagaaAAGTTTCATATATTTACTGATCACCAGAGCTTGAAGTACTTAGGTACACAAAAAGAGTTAAACTTGAGACAACGTAGGTGGTTTGAACTCATCAAAGATTATGATTGCACGATTGACTATCATCCGGGTAAGACCAATGTGGTTGCAGATGCTTTAAGTCGCAAATCCTTTGCAAGTTTATCTCTAAGTCCTTTGTCTTTGTTTCTCGAATTAAGAGCCATGAATGTTTTTCTTGCATTTAATTCTGATGGTTCCATTGTTGTTAGTTTGCAAGCCAAACCAGTTCTACTTAAGCAAGTGAAAGAAGCACAGAAGTTAGATGAGCATCTCGTGAAATTAGTCAAAGAGGTTCAAGATGGGAAAAAGCTTGATTTTTCATTGAGAGAGGATGGAGTACTATTTTttcaaggtagattatgtgttcctaaagaTGACAACTTGAGGAAAGAAATTCTAAATGAAGCACATACTTCACCATTTGCAATGCATCCTGGAGGTACTAAAATGTACCGAACCATCAAAGAACATTATTGGTGGACtggtatgaagaaagacattgcggAGTTTATTTCCAAATGCTTGTTCTGTCAACAAGTAAAGGCCGAGCATCAGGTCCCAGCTGGTTTGCTACAACCTTTGTCAATACCAGAGTGA